Proteins from one Mytilus galloprovincialis chromosome 11, xbMytGall1.hap1.1, whole genome shotgun sequence genomic window:
- the LOC143051294 gene encoding C-type lectin-like: MISARKMGWNLLSMICIVYLAKTASGANSCQDGWESFKDKCFLFSEDQKSWSDAKSHCKSLGAQLAELKDFDTNEFAKHFLNLKYLFHNEQTRHNFFIGLSDQDQTNVWKWAGSGETADFTDWTSGEPSGGTEHCTVLWGYIGYWWNDEECQKQFQYICEADNTLPVVGK; encoded by the exons ATGATAAGTGCACGTAAAATGGGTTGGAACCTTTTATCGatgatttgtattgtttatcttGCTAAAACAG cgAGTGGTGCCAATAGCTGCCAAGATGGATGGGAATCTTTCAAAGACAAATGCTTTCTGTTCTCCGAAGACCAGAAATCTTGGAGTGATGCAAAG AGCCATTGTAAATCCCTAGGAGCACAATTAGCAGAACTGAAAGACTTTGACACAAATGAATTTGCCAAACATTTTCTCAATCTCAAGTACCTATTTCATAATG aacAAACAAGACACAATTTCTTCATCGGTTTGTCAGACCAAGACCAAACAAATGTCTGGAAATGGGCCGGAAGTGGTGAAACAGCAGATTTTACCGACTGGACGTCCGGCGAACCTTCAGGAGGAACAGAACATTGTACTGTTTTATGGGGATACATTGGTTATTGGTGGAATGATGAAGAATGTCAAAAACAATTCCAGTATATTTGTGAAGCTGATAATACATTGCCCGTTGTTGGAAAATAA